A genomic window from Sulfurospirillum multivorans DSM 12446 includes:
- a CDS encoding thioredoxin family protein: protein MKIEILGTGCSKCQALTLHVKEAVAKKGIFAQVEKVEDIMQIMNYGVTSTPALVVDGKVLSSGKLLSVDEIVTLLG from the coding sequence ATGAAAATCGAAATTTTGGGAACAGGCTGTTCAAAATGCCAAGCGTTAACCTTACATGTAAAAGAAGCAGTGGCGAAAAAAGGAATTTTTGCGCAGGTTGAAAAAGTCGAAGACATTATGCAAATTATGAATTACGGTGTCACATCAACGCCTGCATTGGTGGTCGATGGCAAGGTGCTCAGCAGCGGGAAGCTTTTAAGTGTGGATGAAATCGTTACCCTTTTAGGATAA
- a CDS encoding rhodanese-like domain-containing protein, with protein sequence MYKKISLALITATFLMTGCATATQTSTKIDSSIKAEDMPYDASKVDIASLKEPLPRVVKYLEEKSIPSSMLVDYKYVRDAIGNGTQKGAKALLLDARPTKSYLVMPGIPASLNVPGTAQDAFDSAYPQIEKLPKNHPILVHGGGYQCLYGPRLVTFLQAKGFTNIKLYLGSTPEYIQQPDGYKDITVYMAKGMFTKNEAVFLDARPLAMFQKETIVGAHYMNDTEFEKLKGRLPADLKTPIVTFCAGLECEKSHNLAKELKKMGYKNVSTFSGGLPAWKELKLPTTGGAKVEVPKVAVADKFLDGVKLGLDEGTVDGEWYKAAILSGKLASNIAVIDVRTPSEYKSGHLPGALNVEAGDLKAEAFLAKLPAGKVIVFSCATGGRAMEAWMKLNKAKLAGKALFFDANIKCSADGKCDIKVNEPLG encoded by the coding sequence ATGTATAAAAAAATTAGTTTAGCGCTTATTACAGCAACGTTTTTGATGACAGGTTGCGCAACTGCAACACAAACATCAACCAAAATTGATTCTTCCATCAAAGCGGAAGATATGCCTTATGATGCAAGCAAAGTTGATATTGCAAGTCTTAAAGAACCTTTGCCTCGTGTCGTTAAATATCTTGAAGAAAAGAGTATTCCTTCTAGTATGCTTGTTGATTATAAGTATGTTAGAGATGCTATTGGAAACGGTACTCAAAAAGGAGCCAAGGCTCTTTTACTGGATGCACGTCCTACGAAGAGCTACCTTGTTATGCCAGGAATCCCAGCAAGCCTCAATGTTCCAGGAACTGCGCAAGATGCATTTGACTCAGCGTACCCTCAGATTGAAAAACTTCCTAAAAATCACCCTATATTAGTTCATGGCGGTGGTTACCAATGTCTTTATGGACCTCGTTTGGTCACCTTTCTTCAAGCGAAAGGATTTACAAATATTAAACTCTATCTAGGCTCAACGCCAGAGTATATTCAACAACCTGATGGCTATAAAGATATTACCGTCTATATGGCTAAAGGCATGTTTACGAAAAATGAAGCCGTTTTCCTTGATGCAAGACCTCTTGCGATGTTCCAAAAAGAGACAATTGTTGGTGCTCATTATATGAATGATACAGAATTTGAAAAGCTCAAAGGTCGTTTACCCGCTGATCTTAAAACACCTATTGTCACGTTTTGTGCAGGACTAGAATGTGAAAAGTCACACAACCTTGCGAAAGAACTCAAAAAAATGGGCTACAAAAATGTCAGCACTTTTTCAGGTGGACTTCCTGCATGGAAAGAGTTAAAACTTCCAACCACCGGTGGAGCTAAAGTAGAAGTGCCTAAAGTTGCCGTTGCTGATAAATTCTTAGATGGTGTTAAACTGGGCTTAGATGAAGGAACGGTTGATGGAGAGTGGTACAAAGCAGCCATTCTGAGTGGTAAACTTGCTTCAAATATTGCAGTCATTGATGTACGAACACCTTCTGAGTACAAAAGTGGACATCTTCCGGGCGCGCTTAATGTAGAGGCAGGGGATTTAAAAGCTGAAGCATTCTTGGCAAAACTTCCAGCGGGCAAAGTCATCGTATTTAGCTGTGCAACGGGAGGTCGTGCTATGGAAGCATGGATGAAACTTAATAAAGCAAAACTTGCGGGAAAAGCACTGTTTTTTGATGCAAATATCAAATGCAGTGCCGATGGAAAATGTGATATTAAAGTGAATGAGCCATTAGGTTAA
- a CDS encoding response regulator transcription factor — MRILLLLNDTVLTSKILHHFSPFACVFELFKDASTVFDAIYKKSYDVVILSIEAPDFEALELTKQIRENKIRVPIILISKFLDFEYLKVGYESGCSDYLKEPFELEELRYRILQSARHCHFDTDENIIYLKNKFVYDLNKYRLSKNNLVISLTSKENQIIQYLVKNICRSCAVEEIAEILSDEKFVNSTTVRMHIKRIRDKCGSNLIESKKGLGYHICRDKPE; from the coding sequence ATGCGTATCTTGCTCCTGCTCAACGATACGGTTTTAACCTCAAAGATTTTGCATCATTTTAGCCCTTTTGCGTGTGTATTTGAGCTTTTTAAAGACGCATCGACGGTCTTTGATGCTATTTATAAAAAGAGCTATGATGTTGTCATTTTATCGATTGAAGCACCTGATTTTGAAGCATTGGAGCTCACCAAACAGATTCGAGAAAATAAGATTAGGGTGCCTATTATTTTGATTAGCAAATTTTTGGACTTTGAGTATCTCAAGGTTGGGTATGAATCTGGTTGTAGCGATTATCTCAAAGAACCTTTTGAGCTAGAAGAGCTTCGGTATCGTATTCTTCAATCGGCAAGACATTGTCATTTTGATACCGATGAAAACATTATTTATCTTAAAAATAAATTTGTGTATGATCTGAATAAATATCGGCTTTCAAAAAATAATTTGGTCATTTCGCTCACCTCAAAAGAGAATCAGATTATCCAATATCTTGTGAAAAATATTTGTCGATCCTGTGCCGTTGAAGAGATTGCTGAGATTCTCTCCGATGAAAAATTTGTGAATAGCACAACGGTGAGAATGCACATTAAACGTATTCGCGATAAGTGTGGGAGTAATCTCATTGAAAGTAAGAAAGGCTTAGGCTATCATATTTGTAGGGATAAGCCAGAATAA
- a CDS encoding OprD family outer membrane porin, translated as MKLAKCSLAVIMTVGALTSLNAADTLADAFKNGKVSGALEAWYWDRGYAGNKSEGLFNTGIKLSYETDTLYGFSLGATFQSSHSPFASEEAKIAYKGDQYGPGEVLSEAYLAYTAGKTTAKIGRQYIATPLIASSPSRMIKQSFEGATLVNKDLPQTMLFAAYVDKYQNRTDTAGSVADFTNNFWIASPLPGATSAVAGNTKAWNTLDGDAYSLMAVNQSIPYLKLTGQWVGITDLADIYYGEIAFSGKTDSFRYGLAGQYEVTDFDNTMNTNDSGYYGLKMNLGVGAFNTYVAYSEIDEDTTAIPGVGGGPYGTIYTSQV; from the coding sequence ATGAAATTAGCTAAATGTAGCTTGGCGGTTATCATGACAGTTGGTGCATTAACTTCGCTTAATGCTGCAGATACACTTGCCGATGCTTTTAAAAATGGAAAAGTCAGCGGAGCACTTGAGGCTTGGTACTGGGATAGAGGATATGCTGGTAACAAAAGTGAAGGTCTCTTCAATACCGGTATCAAACTTTCGTATGAGACGGATACACTCTATGGTTTTTCTTTGGGAGCAACATTCCAGTCTTCGCACTCTCCGTTTGCATCTGAAGAGGCTAAGATCGCTTATAAAGGGGATCAATACGGACCTGGTGAGGTTTTATCTGAAGCATATTTAGCGTACACCGCTGGGAAAACAACAGCAAAAATTGGTCGTCAATATATTGCAACGCCTCTTATTGCTTCAAGTCCATCACGAATGATCAAACAATCCTTTGAGGGTGCAACCCTTGTTAATAAAGATCTTCCACAAACAATGCTCTTTGCAGCCTACGTCGATAAATACCAAAATAGAACAGATACCGCAGGCAGTGTTGCAGACTTTACCAATAACTTCTGGATCGCCTCGCCTCTTCCTGGCGCCACATCCGCCGTTGCTGGCAATACAAAAGCGTGGAATACCCTTGATGGAGATGCTTACAGTTTAATGGCGGTTAACCAATCTATCCCTTATCTTAAACTTACAGGTCAATGGGTAGGTATTACCGATCTTGCAGACATCTATTACGGTGAAATTGCGTTTAGTGGCAAAACGGATAGCTTTAGGTATGGTCTTGCTGGTCAATACGAAGTAACGGACTTTGACAATACGATGAATACAAACGACTCAGGCTATTACGGTCTAAAAATGAATCTTGGCGTTGGTGCATTTAATACCTATGTTGCTTACTCCGAAATTGACGAAGACACTACGGCGATCCCTGGTGTTGGTGGTGGACCTTATGGAACAATTTATACAAGCCAAGTCTGA
- a CDS encoding sensor domain-containing diguanylate cyclase, which produces MRLKTKVVLIIAGLLLGVSITGSIINYLKNVRDTQAQLQNTSLPLSVDNIYTEIQQRMIEPLLVSSLMSHDTFLRDWLMEGETDMNGIVRYLTEIQQKYDIFTTFLVSDKTKNYYHARGLIDVVNKENSADAWYFRFMAQPEPYEINLDYNANLSESLIMFINYKVMNYKNEIIGATGVGVKIMNIEAMLNSFKTKYKYDVYFVSESGEITLFAKGLNKRGNISTIEGLKEIKESVFKGEKSQFEYKGKEGEYLLNTKYIDKLKLHLFVEINKKEYINEIKKTFYVNLSISLLVTLLVTLIIIYTINIYQNQLVQLANEDALTGLANRRKFNEQFEKRYKLYKKGVNRLTLLLIDIDDFKEVNDTFGHLVGDDTLMRVAEILRTELRVSDIIARWGGEEFALLLVDVLPQKAMEIAQKICHAIREDALLQDMLQQKLTVSIGLGELTSLESQDGLVHKVDLALYEAKKAGKDQVIVA; this is translated from the coding sequence ATGCGATTAAAAACCAAAGTTGTACTCATCATAGCAGGGTTGCTTTTAGGCGTCTCGATTACAGGCTCCATCATCAATTACCTGAAAAATGTGCGTGACACGCAAGCGCAGTTACAAAATACCTCGTTGCCACTTTCGGTGGACAATATCTACACCGAGATTCAGCAACGCATGATCGAGCCGCTTTTGGTTTCGTCGTTGATGTCGCATGACACCTTCTTGCGCGATTGGCTCATGGAGGGCGAAACCGATATGAACGGGATCGTGCGCTATCTCACTGAGATTCAGCAAAAATACGATATTTTTACCACTTTTTTGGTCTCAGATAAAACCAAAAACTACTACCACGCACGTGGTCTCATCGATGTGGTCAACAAAGAGAACAGTGCCGATGCGTGGTATTTTCGTTTTATGGCGCAGCCTGAGCCATACGAGATCAATCTAGACTACAATGCCAATCTCAGCGAATCTTTGATCATGTTTATCAACTATAAAGTGATGAATTATAAAAATGAGATAATCGGTGCGACAGGTGTGGGTGTGAAGATCATGAACATCGAAGCGATGCTCAACTCTTTTAAAACCAAGTACAAATACGATGTCTATTTTGTCTCCGAAAGTGGTGAAATAACGCTTTTTGCTAAGGGGCTTAACAAACGAGGAAACATTAGCACTATTGAAGGGCTCAAAGAGATCAAAGAGAGCGTTTTTAAAGGTGAAAAGAGTCAATTCGAGTACAAAGGAAAAGAGGGCGAGTACCTGCTCAACACCAAATACATCGACAAACTCAAACTGCATCTCTTTGTTGAGATCAACAAAAAAGAGTACATTAATGAGATCAAAAAGACCTTTTACGTCAATCTTTCCATCTCGCTTTTGGTCACTCTTTTGGTTACGCTCATCATCATCTACACGATCAATATTTACCAAAATCAGCTGGTGCAACTCGCCAATGAGGATGCACTCACAGGGCTTGCCAATCGCAGAAAGTTTAACGAACAGTTTGAAAAACGCTACAAGCTTTACAAAAAAGGGGTCAATAGGCTCACCCTTTTACTCATTGATATTGATGATTTTAAAGAGGTCAATGACACGTTTGGACATCTTGTGGGCGATGATACTCTGATGCGAGTGGCTGAGATTTTACGCACGGAACTGAGAGTCTCAGATATCATCGCACGTTGGGGTGGCGAAGAGTTTGCTCTTTTACTGGTTGATGTTCTCCCTCAAAAAGCGATGGAGATCGCGCAAAAAATCTGTCATGCTATCAGGGAAGACGCACTGTTGCAAGATATGTTGCAACAAAAACTGACCGTCAGCATCGGGCTTGGTGAGCTCACCAGTTTGGAGAGCCAAGATGGGTTGGTGCATAAAGTCGATCTAGCACTGTACGAAGCCAAAAAAGCCGGCAAAGATCAAGTGATCGTTGCCTAA
- a CDS encoding rhodanese-like domain-containing protein, with product MKKVMCILLALVGLLQAAELKKVSFEEYLSKFDYKERETMKIKTPDMLVLVEEGKAILVDIRFREEFEVWHMNFAINIPLNELPKRLGELPKDKLIITACPHNDRSNIARLFLVQNGYNAKYLNDGLLKTADFLRGENAKEFLDEYKKMKEKK from the coding sequence ATGAAAAAAGTGATGTGTATACTGTTGGCACTTGTAGGACTCCTTCAAGCAGCAGAGCTGAAAAAAGTGAGTTTTGAGGAGTACCTTTCAAAATTTGATTATAAAGAACGCGAAACGATGAAGATCAAAACGCCCGATATGCTCGTGCTTGTTGAAGAGGGAAAAGCTATTTTAGTGGATATTCGTTTTCGTGAAGAGTTTGAGGTATGGCATATGAATTTTGCTATCAATATTCCGCTAAACGAATTGCCAAAACGCTTAGGAGAGCTTCCAAAAGATAAGCTCATCATCACAGCCTGCCCGCATAATGACAGGTCAAACATCGCGCGCCTCTTTTTGGTGCAAAACGGCTATAACGCAAAATACCTCAATGATGGGCTTTTGAAAACGGCAGATTTTTTACGCGGCGAGAATGCCAAAGAATTTTTAGACGAGTACAAAAAAATGAAGGAGAAAAAATGA